Proteins co-encoded in one Ensifer sp. PDNC004 genomic window:
- a CDS encoding isochorismatase family protein, whose amino-acid sequence MTPANFNGQRPVIDPDDAVMLLIDHQSGLFQTVNDMPMPKLRAHAAALASMATLTKMPVITTASVPQGPNGPLIPEIHANAPHAKYVARRGEINAWDNPDFVAAVKETGRKTLIIAGTITSVCMAFPAISAVHDGYKVFVVVDASGTYSKMAEEITLARVVQAGVVPMDTAAVASELQRTWHRDDAQQWAEIYTKIFPEYQLLIESYLKAQQVEKDQEQLDSQRG is encoded by the coding sequence ATGACACCTGCAAACTTCAACGGACAGCGCCCGGTTATCGATCCCGATGATGCGGTGATGCTTTTGATCGACCACCAGAGCGGCCTGTTCCAGACCGTCAACGACATGCCGATGCCGAAGCTTCGGGCCCATGCGGCAGCGCTTGCCAGCATGGCGACGCTGACGAAAATGCCGGTCATCACCACCGCCTCCGTGCCGCAGGGCCCGAACGGTCCGCTGATCCCGGAAATCCATGCCAATGCCCCGCATGCCAAATATGTCGCCCGCCGCGGCGAGATCAACGCCTGGGACAATCCGGACTTCGTCGCCGCCGTCAAGGAAACCGGCCGCAAGACCCTGATCATCGCCGGCACGATCACCAGCGTCTGCATGGCCTTCCCGGCGATCAGCGCCGTCCATGACGGCTACAAGGTCTTCGTCGTCGTCGACGCTTCGGGCACCTATTCGAAGATGGCTGAGGAGATCACCCTTGCCCGTGTCGTTCAGGCCGGCGTAGTGCCGATGGATACGGCAGCGGTTGCCTCCGAACTGCAGCGCACATGGCACCGCGACGACGCCCAGCAGTGGGCCGAGATCTACACCAAGATCTTCCCGGAATATCAGCTGCTGATCGAAAGCTACCTCAAGGCCCAGCAGGTCGAGAAGGACCAGGAACAGCTGGACTCGCAGCGCGGCTAA
- a CDS encoding pirin family protein, producing the protein MRKILGIFGNVHPHWVGDGFPVRSLLARDRAGDHASPFLLLDYAGPMNFAPGVTPRGVGVHPHRGFETVTIVYQGEVDHRDSAGNGGHIGPGDVQWMTAAGGILHEEFHSERFTREGGTLEMVQLWVNLLAAHKSVDPGYQTLLDRDIPTVSLPDGAGSLRVIAGSYAGTQGPARTYTPLNLWDLRLKQQGSFSLDPPEGHSLGLAVLRGNVLVNGSDLVGEAQFVLFGRDGGGITLDANSDATALILSGEPIDEPVAMYGPFVMNTEQEIRQAMTDFQSGRFGKIASV; encoded by the coding sequence ATGAGAAAGATACTCGGCATCTTCGGGAATGTGCATCCGCATTGGGTTGGCGATGGCTTCCCGGTTCGTTCGCTGCTGGCGCGTGACCGCGCCGGCGATCATGCGAGCCCCTTCCTGCTGCTCGACTACGCTGGGCCGATGAATTTTGCGCCTGGTGTCACTCCGCGCGGCGTCGGTGTCCATCCGCACCGAGGCTTCGAGACCGTGACGATCGTCTACCAGGGCGAGGTCGACCACCGCGACTCCGCCGGCAATGGCGGCCATATCGGTCCGGGTGACGTACAATGGATGACGGCTGCGGGCGGCATCCTGCATGAGGAGTTCCATTCGGAGCGTTTCACCCGAGAAGGCGGCACGCTTGAAATGGTGCAGCTCTGGGTCAACCTTCTGGCCGCCCACAAGAGTGTCGACCCCGGCTACCAGACGCTGCTCGATCGCGACATTCCGACGGTCAGCCTGCCGGACGGTGCGGGGTCGCTGAGGGTGATCGCCGGAAGTTACGCCGGAACGCAGGGGCCTGCGCGGACCTACACGCCGCTCAATCTCTGGGACCTGCGCCTGAAGCAGCAGGGCTCGTTCAGCCTTGACCCGCCCGAGGGCCACTCGCTCGGCCTGGCGGTCCTGCGCGGCAACGTGCTCGTCAACGGCAGCGATCTGGTCGGCGAGGCGCAGTTCGTGCTCTTCGGCCGCGACGGTGGCGGCATTACGCTGGACGCCAATTCGGATGCGACGGCGCTCATCTTGTCCGGCGAGCCGATCGACGAACCGGTCGCCATGTACGGCCCCTTCGTCATGAACACCGAGCAGGAAATCAGGCAGGCGATGACGGACTTCCAGTCCGGTCGATTCGGCAAGATCGCGAGTGTTTAG
- a CDS encoding LysR substrate-binding domain-containing protein, whose protein sequence is MQDLNDLKLFVDVVEQNGFAAAARKLNMPRSRLSRRIGLLEDRLGVRLVQRSTRHFVITEIGREYYRHCVAMLVEAEAAQEMIDRTRSEPQGVVHVSCPSSVVYFQVGEMIARFMAECPKVEVVLESTNRRVDVLREGIDVAIRVRFPPLEESDLVVKRFAESKQRLVASPRLLAGMSNPPAPADLGGLPSLAWNPDRQSHDWRLDGPDGATAIVRHRPRLVTEDMVALRLAALNGVGICQLPTMVVRQDLKDGTLVDVLPDWAPKAGIIHAAFPSRRGLLPSVRALLDFLGAEFAELARLDEPRT, encoded by the coding sequence ATGCAGGATTTGAACGATCTCAAGCTGTTCGTCGACGTCGTCGAGCAGAACGGCTTTGCCGCCGCGGCCCGCAAATTGAACATGCCGCGCTCGCGCCTGAGCCGTCGCATCGGCCTTCTCGAAGATCGCCTCGGGGTGCGGTTGGTGCAGCGCTCGACGCGCCACTTCGTCATTACCGAGATCGGGCGCGAATATTACCGTCATTGCGTGGCCATGCTGGTGGAGGCCGAGGCCGCACAGGAAATGATCGACCGCACCCGTTCCGAACCGCAGGGCGTGGTTCATGTCAGTTGCCCGTCGTCGGTCGTCTATTTCCAGGTGGGCGAGATGATCGCGCGCTTCATGGCCGAATGCCCGAAGGTCGAGGTCGTGCTCGAAAGCACCAATCGACGCGTCGACGTCCTGCGCGAAGGCATCGATGTCGCCATCCGCGTGCGCTTCCCGCCGCTCGAGGAAAGCGATCTCGTCGTCAAGCGGTTCGCCGAGAGCAAACAAAGGCTGGTCGCCAGCCCCAGGCTGCTTGCCGGCATGAGCAACCCGCCGGCACCGGCGGATCTCGGTGGCCTGCCGAGCCTTGCCTGGAACCCCGATCGCCAGAGCCACGACTGGCGGCTCGACGGCCCCGACGGTGCAACCGCGATCGTCCGGCACCGGCCGCGGCTAGTGACGGAGGATATGGTGGCGCTGCGGCTCGCCGCGCTCAACGGCGTCGGCATCTGCCAATTGCCGACCATGGTCGTGCGGCAGGACCTGAAGGACGGCACGCTTGTGGACGTTCTGCCCGACTGGGCGCCGAAGGCCGGCATCATTCATGCGGCCTTCCCGTCGCGGCGCGGCCTGCTTCCCTCCGTGCGCGCCCTGCTCGATTTTCTCGGCGCCGAATTTGCGGAACTTGCCCGTCTGGACGAACCCCGAACCTGA
- a CDS encoding ROK family transcriptional regulator, which produces MNDMRLIRAKSGTNQEGTSAHNRRVMIDALRLNGQLSRADLARATALTKQTVSNIIEDLERDGLVESLEAVRNGRGQPSTPYRLVPEGAFAIGLQIDRHVTRTIAVDLVGRVLARGEANLPAGGPATGVRTILELIEKTRRDLTALAPHSEDRLVGLGAAMPGPFGVDADADDPWMMAAWQNFPLLETLAAGTGLDVGLQNDAAAAATAERMVGAAHGVDHAICIYFGYGLGAGLILNGELYRGANGNAGEIGMILSLPRGASSDDRMPLEHRASIASLCKLLDLDPADPDLYARIDAVAASPDHSLLCWIDAAAFEMRAAVQALETIFDPQTVILCGGLPPGLARLLTDAMMPLLPSIAERRDRTLPRLQVGFTDPWAVAIGAAAEPISRTFDPRFSAILKTRVAAVV; this is translated from the coding sequence ATGAACGATATGCGCCTGATCCGGGCGAAGAGCGGCACCAATCAGGAGGGGACGAGCGCGCATAACCGCCGCGTCATGATCGACGCGTTGCGGCTGAACGGCCAATTGTCCCGCGCTGACCTTGCCCGCGCGACGGCGCTGACCAAGCAGACCGTTTCCAACATCATCGAGGACCTGGAGCGAGATGGGCTGGTCGAGTCGCTGGAGGCCGTGCGCAATGGCCGCGGGCAGCCGTCCACGCCCTACCGGCTGGTTCCGGAAGGCGCGTTTGCGATCGGGTTGCAGATCGACCGGCACGTGACGCGCACGATCGCGGTCGATCTTGTCGGCCGGGTGCTTGCCCGCGGCGAGGCCAACCTGCCGGCCGGCGGGCCGGCGACCGGGGTCAGAACTATCCTCGAGCTGATCGAAAAGACCCGCCGCGACCTGACGGCGCTGGCGCCCCATTCGGAGGATCGTCTCGTCGGGCTTGGCGCCGCCATGCCCGGTCCGTTCGGTGTGGACGCCGATGCCGACGACCCCTGGATGATGGCCGCCTGGCAGAACTTTCCGTTGCTCGAAACGCTTGCCGCCGGCACCGGGCTCGATGTCGGCCTGCAGAACGACGCCGCTGCGGCCGCGACCGCCGAGCGGATGGTCGGGGCGGCGCATGGCGTCGATCATGCGATCTGCATTTACTTCGGCTACGGTCTCGGCGCGGGCCTGATCCTCAATGGCGAGCTTTATCGCGGCGCCAACGGCAATGCCGGCGAGATCGGCATGATCCTCAGCCTGCCGCGCGGGGCAAGCTCCGACGACCGCATGCCGCTCGAACACCGTGCCTCGATCGCGTCGCTGTGCAAGCTTCTCGACCTCGATCCGGCCGATCCTGACCTCTATGCGCGCATCGATGCCGTGGCCGCGAGCCCGGACCACAGCCTGCTTTGCTGGATCGACGCGGCCGCCTTCGAAATGCGCGCGGCTGTCCAGGCGCTGGAAACGATCTTCGACCCGCAAACGGTGATCCTCTGCGGTGGCCTGCCGCCGGGCCTTGCGCGCCTGTTGACCGACGCGATGATGCCGCTGCTTCCGTCGATCGCTGAGCGGCGGGACCGCACACTTCCGAGGCTTCAGGTCGGCTTCACCGACCCCTGGGCGGTGGCGATCGGTGCTGCCGCCGAGCCGATCAGCCGGACCTTCGATCCGCGCTTTTCGGCGATCCTCAAGACCCGGGTCGCCGCCGTCGTCTGA
- a CDS encoding extracellular solute-binding protein — protein sequence MLKSIRTTLLCATLAGVSFAGHAHAETTLNALFMAQAAYSEADVRAMTEAFTKANPDVKVNLEFVPYEGLHDKTVLAQGSGGGYDVVLFDVIWPAEYAANKVLVDVTDRITDDMKSGVLPGAWTTVEYDGKRYGMPWILDTKYLFYNKEILEKAGIKAPPKTWDELAEQAKVIKDKGLLATPIAWSWSQAEAAICDYTTLVSAYGGKFIDGGKPAFTSGGGLDALNYMVTSYTSGLTNPNSKEFLEEDVRKVFQNGEAAFALNWTYMYNLANDPKESKVAGKVGVVPAPGVAGKSEVSAVNGSMGLGVTSTSKNPDEAWKYIVYMTSQQTQNTYAKLSLPIWASSYEDASVTKGQEELIGAAKLGLAAMYPRPTTPKYQELSTALQQAIQEALLGQASAEDALKTAAENSGL from the coding sequence ATGTTGAAATCCATAAGAACGACGCTGCTTTGCGCGACCCTTGCCGGCGTCTCCTTTGCTGGCCACGCGCATGCGGAAACGACGCTCAACGCACTGTTCATGGCCCAGGCCGCCTATAGCGAGGCGGATGTGCGCGCCATGACCGAGGCCTTCACCAAGGCCAACCCGGATGTGAAGGTCAATCTCGAATTCGTTCCTTATGAAGGCCTGCACGACAAGACCGTGCTGGCGCAGGGTTCCGGTGGCGGCTACGACGTCGTGCTCTTCGACGTGATCTGGCCGGCCGAATATGCAGCCAATAAGGTGCTCGTCGACGTCACCGACCGCATCACCGACGACATGAAGTCCGGCGTTCTGCCCGGCGCCTGGACGACGGTCGAATATGACGGCAAGCGCTACGGCATGCCTTGGATCCTCGACACCAAATACCTGTTCTACAACAAGGAAATCCTGGAGAAGGCCGGCATCAAGGCGCCGCCGAAGACCTGGGACGAGCTTGCCGAACAGGCCAAGGTCATCAAGGACAAGGGCCTGCTCGCCACCCCGATCGCCTGGAGCTGGTCGCAGGCGGAAGCCGCGATCTGCGACTATACCACCCTCGTCAGCGCCTATGGCGGCAAGTTCATCGACGGCGGCAAGCCGGCCTTTACGTCGGGCGGCGGTCTCGATGCGCTCAACTACATGGTGACGAGCTACACCTCGGGGCTCACCAATCCGAACTCCAAGGAATTCCTGGAGGAGGACGTGCGCAAGGTGTTCCAGAACGGCGAAGCCGCCTTCGCGCTCAACTGGACCTACATGTACAACCTCGCCAACGACCCGAAGGAAAGCAAGGTCGCGGGCAAGGTCGGCGTCGTGCCGGCACCGGGCGTGGCCGGCAAGAGCGAAGTCTCGGCCGTCAACGGCTCGATGGGCCTCGGCGTCACCTCGACCAGCAAGAACCCGGACGAGGCGTGGAAGTACATCGTCTACATGACCTCGCAGCAGACGCAGAACACTTATGCCAAGCTCAGCCTGCCGATCTGGGCCTCTTCCTATGAGGACGCCAGCGTCACCAAGGGCCAGGAAGAGCTGATCGGCGCTGCCAAGCTCGGCCTTGCGGCGATGTATCCGCGTCCGACGACCCCGAAGTACCAGGAACTTTCGACCGCCCTTCAGCAGGCGATCCAGGAAGCGCTTCTCGGCCAGGCTTCGGCCGAAGACGCCCTGAAGACGGCGGCCGAAAACAGCGGCCTTTGA
- a CDS encoding carbohydrate ABC transporter permease translates to MSGTWITTRAWLLMLPLLAVMIAVIGWPLIDTVRLSFTDAKLVGTEGTFVGFDNYAKMLGGSNFQRAFITTTWFAVVSVTAEMVLGVLAALLLNQQFRGRTALRALMILPWALPTVVNATLWRLIYNPEYGALNAALTQIGLIDSYRSWLGEPGSALTALIIADCWKNFPLVALIALAALQAVPRDITAASLVDGAGPFNRFRYVIMPYLAGPLLVALVLRTIEAFKVFDLIWVMTRGGPANSTRTLSILVYQEAFSFQRAGSGASLALIVTLLVTVLAVAYAAMVRKAAGAS, encoded by the coding sequence ATGTCCGGCACCTGGATAACAACGCGCGCATGGCTGCTCATGCTGCCACTGCTGGCGGTGATGATCGCCGTCATCGGCTGGCCGTTGATCGACACGGTCAGGCTTTCCTTCACCGACGCCAAGCTCGTCGGCACGGAAGGCACGTTCGTCGGCTTCGACAACTATGCCAAGATGCTTGGTGGCTCGAATTTCCAGCGTGCGTTCATCACGACGACCTGGTTCGCGGTCGTCTCCGTCACCGCCGAAATGGTGCTCGGCGTGCTCGCGGCCCTGCTGCTCAACCAGCAATTTCGCGGCCGCACGGCGCTCCGCGCCCTGATGATCCTGCCCTGGGCGCTGCCGACCGTCGTCAACGCCACGCTGTGGCGGCTGATCTACAATCCGGAATATGGCGCGCTCAATGCCGCCCTGACCCAGATCGGGCTGATCGACAGCTACCGCTCCTGGCTCGGCGAACCCGGTTCGGCGCTGACGGCGCTGATCATCGCCGACTGCTGGAAGAACTTTCCGCTGGTGGCGCTGATTGCGCTCGCCGCCCTTCAGGCCGTACCGCGCGACATCACCGCCGCCTCGCTCGTCGACGGCGCCGGGCCGTTCAATCGGTTCCGCTACGTGATCATGCCCTATCTGGCGGGCCCGCTTCTGGTTGCGCTGGTGCTGCGCACCATCGAGGCCTTCAAGGTCTTCGACCTCATCTGGGTGATGACGCGCGGCGGACCGGCCAACAGCACCCGCACCCTGTCGATCCTGGTCTACCAGGAAGCCTTCTCCTTTCAGCGGGCGGGATCCGGCGCCTCGTTGGCGCTGATCGTCACCCTGCTCGTCACCGTGCTCGCCGTCGCCTACGCGGCCATGGTGCGCAAAGCCGCGGGAGCCTCGTGA
- a CDS encoding carbohydrate ABC transporter permease — translation MERQSPLFTVFVYAAALLLAAIILAPILWLFVMSISSAADLSAKPLNWWPEEIDLSRYRLLLSTVENSAGAAFTASLFNSLKVAGMATLAAIAVAIPAAWAVSRTSNVSWSLYAVIATYMLPPVALAVPLYMGLAYLGLLNSVFGLALVYLTILAPFTTWLLKSGFDSIPKEIENAAMIDGARLDQILRLITLPLAAPVMATSALFAFLLAWDEFFYALLFTSDLRAKTLTVAISDLAGGRVSDYGLIATAGVLAALPPVLIGLVMQRALISGLTSGGVKG, via the coding sequence ATGGAACGCCAAAGCCCCCTCTTTACCGTTTTCGTCTATGCGGCTGCACTGCTGCTGGCAGCGATCATTCTCGCCCCGATCCTCTGGCTCTTCGTCATGAGCATTTCGTCGGCTGCCGACCTCTCGGCGAAGCCGCTCAACTGGTGGCCGGAGGAGATCGACCTTTCGCGTTACCGGCTGCTGCTTTCGACGGTCGAAAACAGCGCAGGCGCGGCCTTTACCGCTTCGCTTTTCAACAGCCTGAAGGTCGCCGGCATGGCGACGCTGGCAGCGATCGCGGTTGCCATTCCGGCCGCCTGGGCGGTTTCGCGCACGTCAAATGTCTCCTGGTCGCTCTATGCGGTGATCGCCACCTACATGCTGCCGCCGGTGGCGCTCGCAGTGCCGCTCTATATGGGGCTTGCCTATCTCGGACTTCTGAATTCGGTGTTCGGCCTGGCGCTCGTCTACCTCACCATTCTCGCCCCCTTCACCACCTGGCTCTTGAAATCCGGCTTCGATTCCATCCCCAAGGAAATCGAGAATGCGGCGATGATCGACGGCGCGCGCCTCGACCAGATCCTGCGGCTCATCACGCTGCCGCTCGCGGCACCCGTCATGGCGACATCGGCGCTCTTTGCCTTCCTGCTCGCCTGGGACGAATTCTTCTACGCGCTGCTTTTCACGTCGGACCTGCGCGCCAAGACGCTTACGGTTGCCATTTCCGATCTCGCCGGCGGCCGTGTCTCCGATTACGGGCTGATCGCCACAGCCGGGGTGCTGGCCGCCCTGCCCCCGGTCCTGATCGGCCTCGTCATGCAACGTGCCCTGATCTCCGGGCTTACCAGCGGCGGTGTGAAGGGATGA
- a CDS encoding SIS domain-containing protein, with amino-acid sequence MTAMTTSERPAGLVAIDREMARQATDAVASVRGAAPRAAEIARSLKATGKLLLLGMGGSHAVGRAVEPLYRAHGIDAVALPLSEQLGQPLSIEDKTILITSQSGESAEVLRWFGETNGGTPHTFGLTLEGGSFLASNAPSLVGVGGTEKAFAATRSLTISFALHLAVLASLGDDPAAALSALENPQAPDTSAALAALADVRSVVTSGRRLQGLAEAIGLGLTELSRLPCFSLEGGQLRHGPMEMLGPSVGVVLFRGADATAGLVRAMAISAAEAGSPVVVFDASGETAIEGVTTIPFAPASGLAAIFAMLPVAQSFMIAFAASRVENAGTPVRSTKITRSE; translated from the coding sequence ATGACGGCTATGACCACTTCGGAACGCCCCGCTGGGCTCGTCGCAATCGATCGTGAAATGGCGCGCCAGGCCACCGACGCCGTCGCCTCGGTCCGCGGCGCAGCGCCGCGCGCCGCGGAGATCGCCCGTTCGCTGAAGGCGACCGGCAAACTCCTGCTGCTTGGCATGGGTGGCTCGCATGCCGTCGGCCGCGCCGTCGAACCGCTCTACCGCGCCCATGGCATCGACGCCGTTGCCCTGCCGCTCTCGGAGCAGCTCGGCCAGCCGCTGTCAATTGAAGACAAGACGATCCTGATCACTTCTCAGTCCGGCGAAAGTGCCGAAGTGCTGCGCTGGTTCGGCGAGACCAATGGCGGAACGCCGCACACGTTCGGGCTGACGCTGGAGGGCGGCTCCTTCCTCGCTAGCAACGCGCCGTCGCTCGTCGGTGTCGGCGGGACTGAAAAAGCGTTTGCCGCCACCCGCAGCCTGACCATCAGCTTCGCCCTGCATCTCGCCGTGCTCGCTTCGCTTGGCGACGATCCCGCCGCCGCGCTTTCCGCATTGGAAAATCCGCAAGCGCCGGACACGTCCGCAGCGCTTGCGGCGCTGGCGGACGTCCGGTCCGTCGTCACTTCGGGCCGTCGTCTGCAGGGTCTCGCCGAGGCGATCGGCCTCGGCCTCACCGAACTCTCGCGCCTGCCGTGCTTCTCGCTCGAAGGCGGCCAGCTTCGACATGGGCCAATGGAAATGCTCGGCCCTTCGGTCGGCGTCGTTCTCTTCCGTGGCGCGGATGCGACCGCCGGGCTCGTTCGCGCCATGGCGATCTCGGCTGCCGAAGCCGGTTCGCCGGTCGTCGTCTTCGACGCTTCCGGCGAGACGGCGATCGAAGGCGTCACAACCATTCCCTTTGCGCCGGCTTCCGGCCTGGCGGCAATCTTTGCCATGCTGCCGGTCGCCCAATCCTTCATGATCGCCTTTGCGGCGTCCCGCGTCGAGAATGCCGGTACCCCCGTGCGCTCGACCAAGATTACCCGGAGCGAATAA
- a CDS encoding carbohydrate kinase family protein — MRPLAVVGNANVDLILGPAAPWPKAGTEIIVDHDELRVGGCAGNSALAWDSLGVDYAIAANVGNDQFGTWLKDAFPERSRSWPVEAVGTTLSVGITHPDGERTFFTTRGHLPLLNFEEVRAMLDSEKLRGGYALLTGSFLTDALTADYDRFFDWAETHDIAVALDTGWPLDGWTEANCAATIGWLKRCRLALFNEVETTTLTGVADPTEAARELRKHMPEGAIVVVKRGPHGAIAIDAEGRVSSAAAPAVTVVDTIGAGDVFNAGFLAALAAEMPLEACLRTGVTIASEAISTLPRSYGHPLSSYLQETVA, encoded by the coding sequence ATGCGTCCTCTTGCCGTGGTCGGCAACGCCAATGTCGACCTCATCCTCGGGCCGGCGGCCCCCTGGCCCAAGGCCGGAACCGAAATCATCGTCGACCATGACGAGCTGCGCGTCGGCGGCTGCGCCGGCAACAGCGCGCTTGCCTGGGATTCGCTCGGCGTCGACTATGCGATTGCCGCCAATGTCGGCAACGACCAGTTCGGAACCTGGCTAAAAGACGCCTTTCCCGAACGGTCGAGATCCTGGCCGGTTGAGGCTGTCGGAACCACGCTCTCGGTCGGCATCACCCATCCCGATGGCGAGCGCACCTTTTTCACAACGCGCGGGCATCTGCCGCTCCTCAATTTCGAGGAAGTCCGTGCCATGCTCGACAGCGAAAAGCTGCGCGGTGGTTACGCGCTTCTGACCGGCTCGTTCCTGACCGACGCATTGACCGCGGACTATGACCGCTTCTTCGACTGGGCCGAGACCCACGACATTGCAGTGGCACTCGACACCGGCTGGCCGCTCGACGGTTGGACCGAGGCGAACTGCGCGGCGACCATCGGCTGGCTGAAGCGCTGCCGGCTGGCGCTCTTCAACGAGGTCGAGACGACGACCCTGACGGGTGTCGCCGACCCGACCGAGGCGGCGCGCGAGCTCCGCAAACACATGCCCGAGGGCGCGATCGTCGTCGTCAAGCGCGGACCGCACGGCGCGATCGCCATCGACGCGGAAGGCCGCGTTTCATCGGCGGCCGCACCCGCCGTCACCGTCGTTGATACGATCGGCGCCGGCGACGTCTTCAATGCCGGCTTCCTTGCGGCACTTGCAGCCGAAATGCCGCTCGAAGCCTGCCTGCGCACCGGCGTCACCATCGCCTCCGAGGCGATCTCCACCCTGCCGCGCAGCTACGGCCACCCGCTTTCGTCCTACCTTCAGGAGACCGTCGCATGA
- a CDS encoding ABC transporter ATP-binding protein, producing the protein MSALAIENIHKRYGEIETLKGIDIALESGEFLVLLGSSGCGKSTLLNIIAGLAEPSGGDIRIGERSILGAHPKDRDIAMVFQSYALYPNMSVARNIGFGLEMRKVPVAEREKAVKETAKLLQIENLLERKPSQLSGGQRQRVAIGRALVRNPQVFLFDEPLSNLDAKLRMEMRTELKRLHQMLKTTVVYVTHDQIEAMTLATRIAVMRDGRIEQLGTPEEIYDRPATLYVAGFVGSPPMNILDATVAQGRVTIAGGDQAIALPPQFRGLVSDGQRVKVGIRPEALRLASGDKAAPQFKARVEVVELTGPELVTTARIGDQRITACLPPRSSLLAGDERAFTIEADALHLFDPQSGRSLAKG; encoded by the coding sequence ATGAGCGCTCTTGCCATAGAGAACATCCACAAGCGCTATGGCGAGATCGAGACGCTGAAGGGCATCGACATCGCGCTCGAAAGCGGCGAGTTCCTGGTCCTTCTCGGCTCATCCGGCTGCGGCAAGTCCACGCTTCTCAACATCATCGCCGGACTGGCGGAGCCAAGCGGCGGCGACATCCGCATCGGCGAGCGCTCCATTCTTGGCGCGCATCCGAAGGATCGCGACATCGCCATGGTGTTCCAGTCCTATGCGCTCTACCCGAACATGAGCGTCGCGCGGAACATCGGTTTCGGCCTGGAGATGCGCAAGGTTCCGGTCGCCGAGCGCGAGAAGGCGGTGAAGGAAACCGCAAAACTGCTGCAGATCGAAAACCTGCTCGAGCGCAAACCGAGCCAGCTCTCGGGCGGCCAGCGCCAGCGCGTCGCCATCGGCCGGGCGCTGGTGCGCAATCCGCAGGTCTTCCTCTTCGACGAGCCGCTCTCCAACCTCGACGCCAAGCTGCGTATGGAGATGCGCACCGAGCTCAAGCGCCTGCACCAGATGCTGAAGACGACCGTCGTCTATGTCACCCACGACCAGATCGAGGCGATGACGCTTGCAACCCGCATCGCCGTCATGCGCGACGGCCGTATCGAGCAATTGGGCACGCCGGAAGAGATCTACGATCGGCCCGCCACGCTCTATGTCGCCGGCTTCGTCGGTTCGCCGCCGATGAACATCCTGGACGCGACCGTTGCACAAGGCCGGGTGACGATCGCCGGCGGTGATCAGGCGATCGCCCTGCCGCCCCAATTTCGCGGCTTGGTCTCCGATGGTCAGCGCGTCAAGGTCGGCATCCGTCCGGAAGCGCTAAGACTGGCCTCCGGCGACAAGGCTGCGCCGCAATTCAAGGCGCGTGTCGAGGTGGTTGAACTGACCGGCCCGGAACTTGTCACCACGGCGCGGATCGGCGACCAGCGCATCACCGCCTGCCTGCCGCCGCGCAGTTCGCTGCTTGCCGGCGACGAGCGCGCCTTCACCATAGAGGCCGATGCGCTGCATCTCTTCGATCCGCAAAGCGGCCGGTCGCTCGCGAAAGGCTGA
- a CDS encoding amino acid ABC transporter ATP-binding protein has product MTQTLLEIRDLHKRYGAVEVLKGVDCTMAQGEVISIIGSSGSGKTTMLRCINMLEEFQGGSIRIDGQEIGYETVGGQRRRKKEKEIARQRAMTGMAFQQFNLFPHMSAARNIMLGLMKVCGMGRDEARAVAEKWLDRVGLLSRMDHFPGQLSGGQQQRVAIARAIAMNPKLMLFDEVTSALDPELVNEVLQVIKGLAEDGMSMLLVTHEMRFAYEVSSRVIFMNQGRIGEEGNPKQMFVKPQTERLAEFLKSSSFN; this is encoded by the coding sequence ATGACCCAGACACTGCTTGAAATCCGCGATCTCCACAAACGCTACGGCGCCGTCGAGGTGCTGAAGGGCGTCGACTGCACCATGGCGCAAGGGGAGGTCATTTCCATCATCGGCTCCAGCGGCTCGGGCAAGACGACGATGCTGCGCTGTATCAACATGCTGGAGGAGTTCCAGGGCGGCTCGATCCGCATCGACGGCCAGGAGATCGGCTACGAGACCGTGGGCGGCCAACGCCGCCGCAAGAAGGAAAAGGAAATCGCCCGCCAGCGGGCGATGACCGGCATGGCCTTCCAGCAGTTCAACCTCTTTCCGCATATGAGTGCCGCCAGAAACATCATGCTCGGCCTGATGAAGGTCTGCGGCATGGGCCGCGACGAGGCGCGGGCGGTTGCCGAGAAATGGCTGGACCGCGTCGGGCTGCTGTCGCGCATGGATCACTTTCCCGGCCAGCTCTCCGGCGGCCAGCAGCAGCGCGTGGCGATCGCCCGGGCGATCGCAATGAACCCCAAGCTGATGCTGTTTGACGAGGTGACCTCGGCGCTCGATCCGGAACTGGTCAACGAGGTGCTGCAAGTGATCAAGGGTCTCGCCGAAGACGGCATGAGCATGCTGCTCGTCACCCACGAAATGCGCTTTGCCTATGAGGTCTCGTCGCGGGTGATCTTCATGAACCAGGGGCGCATCGGTGAAGAGGGCAATCCGAAGCAAATGTTCGTGAAGCCGCAGACGGAGCGTCTGGCGGAGTTCCTGAAAAGCTCGTCCTTCAACTGA